In Fusarium oxysporum f. sp. lycopersici 4287 chromosome 12, whole genome shotgun sequence, one DNA window encodes the following:
- a CDS encoding hypothetical protein (At least one base has a quality score < 10), protein MLVASVFASKKCHGHLLRAHLRWAQHAQPNTSENGTTDVEASEASDDSMDDTRVDTTIHVSVSAAMANGQPQDTACREAHYTGDASMESMPRVDDEPAIVEASNRDSHAHAVSRHRPIQPIISTETEEEQTNINNATVGQLLHDHGKEDQVDDEPAEVQTQLSRDHSALPNLDDASANENSTQSATAECPVQQEDTPMADAEPEVTQQTAIPAAVARADDSRPATPGLARPSSDSGVGRNSEWSSQHSDTSGTLSPTSSTASRTDSIQTRFTTPDSTSMGEHIDKPPISENNTSIPHGLADESYYERYFIEPKDTPTLVQNQLGKNMPKTLDELSETPNYANKARLPWITEKASHFNIKDQLRPEGDPDVQFNRFEKKDENGIIVSRDDPINGREFEWPDFEEGGSSMTTRQASRELEQFLEAPEKEVSYFCGIMRSIIWSSCPLYSGEQLDIKELTHVNEPYTHLGKKGSITAMHKEDDKFGSVNVGFLGVKLFLRILTEDTEKFEKWVHAKYKCKPCPQFVRHLNIFFKPKQLEAVGIRFELIIQRPGDLIETKPDQYHQVLNLEDSLAISINYLSPGITPNFRDVNNPLEVCNECGLKGLYGRPGFHVKWVDPDVLAPGMNEATVSTKRHKRKAPPEPLEAGARNTRGYADCSETFNKTLRIIRSEAPFFNLPSKPSLDEQYVMKMAAAILSIPAVEQFKGLVSAWRNRNEHIIISKQGDPLKQCALYLKNASAKTALGKFQLRHSRALMARLVDDWKSERSLSRLGKKEKADLAHRLEIEGNELTNSLREGRMWNEVCGHFHGLLPFIPLNSGPPFSISVQDWKQLDKGQLKTLHQLIDCDDSRRLCEAGKVLENMVAYDVPVFFEWEQENLDSQSLWGVVGSIAAD, encoded by the coding sequence ATGCTGGTAGCTTCAGTATTCGCCAGCAAGAAATGCCATGGCCATCTCCTGCGCGCGCATCTACGTTGGGCGCAACATGCACAGCCTAACACATCAGAAAATGGAACCACAGACGTCGAAGCCAGCGAGGCTTCAGATGATAGCATGGATGACACTCGAGTGGATACGACAATTCACGTATCAGTTTCTGCAGCAATGGCCAACGGGCAACCCCAAGACACTGCTTGTCGGGAAGCTCATTATACTGGAGATGCATCTATGGAGAGCATGCCTagggttgatgatgagccagCTATTGTCGAGGCTAGCAACCGAGACAGTCATGCCCACGCTGTCTCTCGCCATCGTCCAATCCAACCCATTATTTCAACGGAGACGGAAGAGGAGCAGACGAACATCAATAATGCGACCGTGGGCCAGTTGTTGCATGATCATGGCAAGGAGGATCAGGTAGATGATGAGCCCGCCGAAGTGCAAACTCAGCTCAGCAGGGATCACTCTGCCCTGCCGAACCTCGACGATGCATCAGCAAACGAGAACTCGACGCAGTCAGCCACTGCCGAATGCCCCGTCCAACAAGAAGATACGCCGATGGCTGACGCCGAGCCTGAAGTCACGCAGCAAACAGCCATCCCTGCTGCAGTCGCGCGTGCCGATGACAGCCGCCCAGCGACTCCGGGTCTAGCCAGGCCGTCGAGTGACTCAGGAGTCGGGAGGAACAGTGAGTGGTCGTCGCAACACAGCGACACGAGCGGAACCTTGTCTCCAACAAGCAGTACTGCATCTAGAACCGATAGCATTCAAACACGCTTTACAACACCAGATTCTACAAGCATGGGCGAGCACATAGACAAACCCCCAATTTCAGAGAACAACACCTCGATTCCGCACGGTCTAGCGGACGAATCCTATTACGAACGCTATTTTATTGAACCCAAAGATACACCAACTCTCGTCCAAAATCAACTTGGCAAGAACATGCCGAAGACCCTCGATGAACTATCAGAAACGCCTAACTACGCGAACAAGGCCAGATTGCCTTGGATAACGGAGAAGGCATCGCATTTCAACATTAAAGACCAACTCAGGCCAGAAGGCGATCCTGATGTGCAGTTCAACAGGTTTGAAAAGAAGGATGAAAACGGCATCATTGTTTCTCGAGACGACCCAATAAATGGGCGAGAGTTTGAGTGGCCGGACTTTGAAGAGGGGGGAAGCTCCATGACCACAAGACAAGCATCTCGGGAGCTAGAACAATTCCTCGAAGCCCCTGAGAAAGAGGTATCCTACTTCTGCGGGATTATGAGATCCATCATCTGGTCCTCGTGTCCTTTGTATTCTGGCGAGCAACTTGATATCAAAGAACTCACCCACGTCAACGAGCCCTACACGCATCTCGGAAAGAAGGGATCAATAACAGCAATGCATAAAGAGGATGATAAATTTGGATCTGTCAACGTCGGATTCTTGGGAGTAAAGCTCTTTCTGCGTATTCTTACAGAGGATACTGAGAAATTCGAGAAATGGGTTCACGCCAAGTACAAATGCAAGCCCTGTCCACAATTCGTCCGCCACCTGAACATCTTCTTTAAACCCAAACAACTCGAAGCTGTCGGCATCCGATTTGAACTTATAATCCAGCGGCCAGGAGACCTCATCGAAACTAAACCtgatcaatatcatcaagtACTCAACCTTGAAGATTCCTTGGCTATATCGATTAATTACCTTTCCCCTGGTATAACGCCAAATTTCAGGGACGTCAACAATCCGCTTGAGGTCTGTAATGAGTGTGGGCTCAAAGGACTCTATGGGCGGCCGGGTTTCCACGTCAAATGGGTGGACCCTGACGTGCTAGCCCCCGGAATGAACGAGGCAACAGTGAGCACCAAGAGGCATAAGAGAAAAGCTCCTCCAGAGCCACTTGAAGCCGGGGCGAGGAATACACGAGGTTATGCAGACTGTTCGGAAACGTTCAACAAAACGCTCAGAATCATTCGATCAGAAGCCCCCTTTTTCAACCTTCCGTCTAAGCCAAGTCTGGATGAGCAGTATGTCATGAAGATGGCGGCAGCAATTTTGAGCATCCCTGCCGTTGAACAGTTCAAAGGACTTGTCAGTGCATGGAGGAATCGCAACGAGCACATAATCATATCGAAACAAGGCGATCCATTGAAGCAATGTGCTCTTTATTTGAAAAACGCCTCTGCCAAGACCGCACTTGGCAAGTTCCAGCTTCGCCACTCTCGAGCGCTCATGGCGCGTCTAGTGGATGATTGGAAATCCGAACGGTCGCTGTCACGACTAgggaaaaaggaaaaggccGATCTTGCTCACCGGCTCGAGATTGAAGGCAACGAGTTGACAAATAGCTTGCGTGAGGGCAGAATGTGGAATGAAGTCTGTGGTCATTTCCATGGACTGTTGCCATTCATTCCTCTTAATTCTGGCCCTCCATTTAGTATTTCTGTGCAAGATTGGAAGCAACTTGATAAAGGACAACTGAAAACGCTTCATCAACTTATTGACTGTGATGACTCGAGGCGTTTGTGTGAAGCCGGAAAGGTTCTGGAAAATATGGTTGCTTACGACGTACCTGTTTTTTTCGAATGGGAGCAGGAAAATCTTGATAGCCAATCGCTCTGGGGCGTGGTGGGGTCCATTGCTGCTGACTAA